One Salvia splendens isolate huo1 chromosome 12, SspV2, whole genome shotgun sequence genomic window carries:
- the LOC121758962 gene encoding basic blue protein-like translates to MAMGRGSAIVVAIMVVAMLMVSQVAEAATYTVGGSGGWTFNVATWPKGKRFKAGDTLVFNYNSAIHNTVPVGKTGYNSCTAPSTAKAFQTGKDQIKLKKGQNFFICSIPGHCQSGMKIAVNAV, encoded by the exons atggCTATGGGAAGAGGCAGTGCGATAGTTGTTGCTATAATGGTAGTGGCTATGCTTATGGTGTCTCAAGTGGCCGAAGCTGCCACCTACACGGTGGGCGGCTCCGGCGGCTGGACCTTCAACGTCGCCACTTGGCCCAAAGGCAAGCGCTTTAAGGCCGGCGACACCCTCG TGTTCAACTACAACTCGGCTATTCACAACACCGTGCCGGTGGGCAAGACCGGCTACAACAGCTGCACGGCCCCTTCGACCGCCAAAGCTTTTCAAACTGGGAAAGATCAGATTAAGCTCAAAAAGGGACAGAATTTCTTCATCTGCAGTATTCCTGGCCACTGCCAATCTGGAATGAAGATTGCTGTTAATGCTGTGTGA
- the LOC121758107 gene encoding pathogenesis-related thaumatin-like protein 3.5, which produces MAVVISLGTFFLIIFLFIASTECTNITITNNCNETIWPAIHPSNFSIGGFALRPNQSAVFTPPPAWHGRIWARTGCDFGHNGTCQTGDCGPRLRCTAPGQPPASIAEFSLGGGGGTDYYDVSLVDGFNLPVLVMPAAGGGKGNCSSAGCEADLRPNCPPELAVRSGGQVVGCRSACNAFDKDEYCCRGAFSTPMACSPTDYSRRFKAACPAAYSFAYDDPTSIVTCSAADYIVAFCSSKNQTVSSQCTYRDNKCNGANAMLKMKQLWRLLAVVAGIFAPILM; this is translated from the exons ATGGCAGTGGTCATCAGTCTTGGAACATTTTTTCTCATCATTTTTCTATTCATAGCATCAACAG AATGCACGAACATTACAATCACCAACAACTGCAACGAGACCATATGGCCCGCGATCCACCCGAGCAACTTTAGCATCGGAGGCTTCGCCCTCCGCCCCAACCAGTCCGCCGTCTTCACCCCTCCGCCCGCCTGGCACGGCCGCATATGGGCCCGCACCGGCTGCGACTTCGGCCACAACGGCACGTGCCAGACGGGCGACTGCGGCCCTAGACTCCGGTGCACCGCCCCGGGCCAACCCCCCGCCTCCATCGCCGAATTCTCCCTCGGAGGTGGCGGGGGCACGGACTACTACGACGTCAGCCTCGTCGACGGCTTCAACCTGCCCGTCCTCGTCATGCCGGCGGCGGGCGGCGGCAAGGGTAACTGCAGCTCGGCCGGATGCGAGGCCGACCTGCGGCCCAACTGCCCGCCCGAACTGGCGGTCAGGTCGGGCGGGCAGGTCGTGGGGTGCCGGAGCGCGTGCAACGCGTTCGACAAGGACGAGTACTGCTGCCGGGGGGCATTCTCGACGCCGATGGCGTGTTCGCCGACGGATTATTCGAGACGGTTTAAGGCCGCCTGCCCGGCGGCTTATAGCTTCGCTTATGATGATCCAACAAGCATCGTTACGTGCTCTGCTGCGGATTACATAGTCGCATTTTGCTCTTCTAA GAACCAAACGGTGTCGTCGCAGTGTACGTATCGTGACAACAAGTGCAACGGAGCAAATGCAATGttgaagatgaagcaattgtGGCGACTTCTCGCAGTTGTGGCTGGAATTTTTGCACCAATTTTGATGTAA
- the LOC121758805 gene encoding synaptojanin-1-like, producing MGKAGDQQLPIVQQPPQSQPPRGSSRTFLCHRCAAGASRLVNFRCALVLMLSLAAFLFAAFWFIPSRYRHPGFDAKASVKHSATVQSYFQLQKPISELIPYISRLEYDVNEEIGVLSLKVAVLSIHQADLSNSTDVVFGFLPDPINTTTNLVALSVLKSSLIDLFLQQYNLTLTPTIFGESSSFEILKFPGGVTIIPENSPLLSLPLVNFTLNSSIYDIKGNLPELKKQLKLGLHLLPNEMVYIQATNEHGSTKDSPVMVEALVASDIPIQPERLRQLAQTITGSPTKENLGLDHSVFGRVKEISLSSFLNHSLFPPVPTPKLTPTPSSSPSPSPSPESAYYTRPSMVQSYSPGISPDSRHAPPPCPTCYAYEPSPRPHNAPQHSLSPNSDSPTPLGCQHCGSDDSPSPSPTSRLDQISPNSSPRATRKSSEAVSTPQTSPASSPLAGIPHGYQSPDNRSGKGLGSPLLVSATYT from the exons ATGGGGAAGGCCGGTGATCAGCAACTGCCAATTGTGCAGCAGCCGCCGCAGTCGCAGCCGCCACGTGGCAGTTCTAGAACCTTCCTCTGCCATAGATGTGCGGCGGGAGCTTCCAGGCTCGTCAACTTCAGATGCGCTCTAGTTTTGATGCTCAGCCTCGCCGCTTTCCTTTTTGCTGCTTTCTGGTTTATTCCTTCTCGATATAGGCATCCTGGATTTGATGCGAAAGCCTCCGTCAAGCACAGTG CAACTGTTCAATCATATTTCCAGCTTCAAAAGCCGATTTCTGAACTTATACCATATATCTCAAGACTAGAATATGATGTCAATGAGGAAATTGGTGTCCTTTCCTTGAAG GTTGCTGTTCTGTCCATACACCAGGCAGACTTATCTAACTCAACTGATGTGGTGTTTGGTTTCCTTCCTGATCCAATTAATACTACAACAAATCTTGTGGCCTTGAGTGTGTTGAAATCATCCCTGATTGATCTGTTTCTTCAACAATACAATTTGACATTAACCCCAACAATTTTTGGAGAATCTTCTTCATTTGAGATTCTAAAATTTCCTGGTGGAGTTACTATAATTCCAGAGAATAGTCCATTGCTGTCTTTGCCTTTAGTCAATTTCACTCTCAATAGCTCAATTTATGATATTAAAGGAAATCTTCCAGAGTTGAAAAAACAACTAAAACTGGGATTGCACCTGTTGCCCAATGAG ATGGTGTACATACAAGCAACAAACGAACATGGCTCAACAAAAGATTCGCCAGTGATGGTTGAAGCTTTAGTTGCATCTGACATTCCAATACAGCCAGAGAGATTAAGACAGCTAGCTCAGACAATTACTGGGTCACCTACTAAAGAAAACCTTGGGCTTGATCATTCTGTTTTTGGAAGAGTTAAGGAAATAAGCTTGTCATCATTTCTAAATCATTCCCTTTTCCCTCCAGTGCCAACACCTAAACTGACACCTACACCTTCTTCATCTCCATCACCATCACCGTCACCAGAAAGCGCTTATTATACCAGACCATCTATGGTGCAATCTTATTCTCCTGGTATTTCACCCGACTCACGCCATGCTCCACCACCTTGCCCTACATGTTATGCCTATGAACCTTCACCCCGTCCACATAATGCTCCTCAACATTCTTTATCTCCAAATTCTGATTCTCCCACACCCTTAGGCTGTCAGCATTGTGGTTCTGATGATTCACCAAGTCCATCTCCAACTTCTCGTCTTGACCAAATTTCACCAAACTCGTCTCCTCGTGCCACCAGAAAATCATCTGAAGCAGTATCAACACCCCAGACCTCACCAGCCAGTTCTCCGCTAGCTGGTATTCCACATGGTTATCAAAGTCCAGACAATAGGAGTGGAAAAGGTTTGGGATCACCACTTCTTGTTTCGGCGACTTATACTTAA
- the LOC121758548 gene encoding basic blue protein-like translates to MNSIVAGIVLLSVLLHSNPAFATSYTVGDGSGWKFNVAGWENGKKFKAGDTLVFKYAPGAHNVVVVDKASYDACVVPGNAKTFASGNDVVTLGKGPNYFICGFPQHCEFGMKIAANAA, encoded by the exons ATGAACTCAATCGTTGCCGGAATAGTGCTTCTCAGTGTGTTGCTTCACAGCAATCCGGCGTTTGCCACAAGCTACACCGTTGGAGACGGATCGGGTTGGAAGTTCAACGTCGCCGGCTGGGAAAACGGCAAAAAATTTAAGGCAGGCGACACTCTAG TTTTCAAGTACGCTCCGGGTGCCCACAATGTGGTGGTCGTGGACAAGGCTAGCTATGACGCTTGCGTTGTGCCCGGAAATGCGAAAACGTTTGCATCCGGCAACGACGTGGTAACACTTGGCAAAGGCCCAAACTACTTCATTTGTGGCTTTCCTCAACACTGCGAATTTGGGATGAAGATTGCTGCTAATGCTGCTTAA
- the LOC121757915 gene encoding basic blue protein-like, whose protein sequence is MNSIIAGIVLLNVLLHSNPALAASYVVGDATGWKFNVAGWENGKSFKACDTLVVEDKASYDACVVPGNAKSYSSGNDVITLGKGPNYFICGFPRHCGFGMKIAANAA, encoded by the exons ATGAACTCCATCATTGCCGGAATAGTGCTTCTCAATGTGTTGCTTCACAGCAATCCGGCACTCGCAGCAAGCTACGTCGTTGGGGACGCAACGGGTTGGAAGTTCAACGTCGCAGGCTGGGAAAACGGCAAAAGTTTTAAGGCCTGCGACACTCTAG TGGTTGAGGACAAGGCTAGCTACGATGCTTGCGTTGTGCCTGGAAATGCAAAATCGTATTCTTCCGGCAACGATGTAATAACTCTTGGCAAAGGCCCAAACTACTTCATTTGCGGCTTTCCTCGACACTGCGGATTTGGGATGAAGATTGCTGCTAATGCTGCttaa